The DNA region GCCAATGCCAACACCAGCTTCTCGGCCAGTTCCGCCGCCTCCTCCGCCGACATCGCGCGCAGCCTGAACGGCAACGCCAGCCTGAACCTGGCCGACGGCAGGATCAACAACATGGACGTGATCTGGGAGCTGGCACAGCAGGCCCGGTTCCTGGGCCTGAAGCGCCAGAAGCGGCCCTACACCGACCTGGCCAAGCTGAGCGGCGACTTCGACATCCGCAACGGCGTGGCCAGCACTCAGAACCTGCAGGCGGTCATCAGCGAAGGCTCGTTCGCCGCCAGCGGCAGCGCCAACCTCGCCGACCAGACCTTGAACATGCACGTGGTCGCCGTGCTCTCCAAGGAGTTCAGCGACCAGGTGGGCGGGACCCAGGTGGGCGGCTACATGACCACCGCCCTTGCCAACTCCAAGGGCGAGCTGGTCATCCCGGTGATCGTGACCGGCACTTTCGCGCAGCCGCACTACGCCCCTGACTACGAGGCCATCGCCCGCATGAAGCTGGAGGAGATGCTGCCCACGCTCAGCAATCCCGGCAAGCTCTCCGACATCCTGGGCACCATCCTGGGACAGAAGAAGCCGGGACAACCGCAGCCGGGGCCGGGCGGGCAGCAGCCGCAAGGCCAGCAGCCCAACCAGGGCGGGCAGATCATCGACATCTTCGGCGGAAAGAAGCAGGGCCAGGGACAGCAGGGTGGTCAGCAGCAGGGTCAGGCGCCGCAGGGTCAGCAGCAGAAGCCCACCGACCCCTTCTCGCAGATCCTGGACACGGTCTTAGGCGGCCAGAAACAGAAGCAACCGCAAAAACAGCCACCGCCGTCGCCCACCCCGACGCCGCCCCCCGACCAGCAGGACAAGCCGAAATGACCGCGCAGCTGGGCGTCCAAAAAGCACAAGCCGCCCGCTGGGGCGGCTTGGATCTTGCGCGGAGAAAGACGCTCAGTCCCCGGTCTCTTCCAGGTGTCCCTGCTCCACCTTCTCCTGGCAGGCGATGCAGTAGCGCGTCCAGGGCACAGCTTCCAGGCGCTTGACGTTGATGTCGGCGCCGCAGGAGATGCACTGCCCGAAGGCGCCGGTGCGGATGCGGTCCAGAGCATTCTCCACCAGTTGCAGGGTGTGGCGATCGCTGTTGCTCTGGTGGAAGAGGAACTCCTTGGTGTAGGAGTTGGCGGCCTTGTCGGCGATGTCCTGCGCCACCTCTTCATCGGCGGAGCGGCCATCCTGCTCGGTGCGCGAGACCACCCGCCGCAGCTCCTGCTGCCTGGTTTCCAGCCGCTTCTTGAACTGTTCGACCCGTTTCTTTTCCATGACCGTCGGCCCGCAGGCCAGAACCCTCCCGGAATGCGACCCCTCTTTCGGGCTAATCGAAGATGATAAGCGCGCCCTCGAAGCAGCGTCAACTGCTCTTGCTGGGGGCGTTCGCCGCGGCCTCGGCGCCAGCGGCACGCCGCCTCGGCGCGCGCGGCTTCCGGCGCTGCGGGCGGACAAGGGACGGCCCCGTTGCCGGGGCCGTCCGCAGGAAGAAGAAGAGGCCTGGGGTGGAGGGAGAATCACCGGAAGGGAAGCAGCAGGTGGCTCCGCAGCGCGGGGCCAGGGAAGCAGATCAGAGGGATCCTTGGGTTGGGGGGATCGAAAGGCACCGCAAGCCTCTTTCTCATCCGCAGCATCACGCTAGCGCGGCTGGCCGGCGGCCCCTCGCACTATCCATCGGGCCGGGAGAGAAAGGCGTTCTTCGGCGCCGGGCGGGGGCTGAACGGGAAACACCCGCAAGGCCGAGAACGGCGGTGGCGGACCGTGCTGCCGCGGCCGCCCCTAGTTCTCGCCGGGGACGGTGCGCAGCTTGCCGGGCATGAAGTGGTACGGCGGCCAGGGGCCGCTGATCAGCAATTCGCAGTCCTTGAGCTGGCGCGCCGCGGTGCTGTAGCGGTTCTGGTACTTCTCCACCGACTTGTGGTCGATGAGGTGGGCGATGTCGATCAGCATCCCGCCCTTGTCCACTTTCTTGCAGCTCACTTCCTCCTCCAGGGGATGGAAGAGC from Terriglobales bacterium includes:
- a CDS encoding TraR/DksA family transcriptional regulator; the protein is MEKKRVEQFKKRLETRQQELRRVVSRTEQDGRSADEEVAQDIADKAANSYTKEFLFHQSNSDRHTLQLVENALDRIRTGAFGQCISCGADINVKRLEAVPWTRYCIACQEKVEQGHLEETGD